ctcaatccataggtagatatggtggactctcatggcaaaactggtttaagggtttttggaagcacaagtagtatctctacttggtgctaagaatttggctagcatgagggggaaaggcaagctcaacatgttggatgatccatgacaatatactttatctcatatgtaagaaaacataacccattacgttgtcttccttgtccaacatcaactctttagcatgtcatattttaatgagtgctcccaatcataaaagatgtctacgatagtatatttatatgtgaaacctctctttccttattacttcctattaattgcaacgatgaccaaagctatgtttgccaactctcaacaatttttaatcatcatactcttcctatgtgaagtcattactctcgataagatcaatatgaactctttgtttctttttattctttttctcttttcttttattcactcaagatcatggaaaaataatcaagcccttgactcaacactaatctttattatatagctcacggactcaattacataaagggatcataaagcaaaactcaaaactagatcataccaaaactttattctactagatcaagatactactaataggatcgaactaaggaaaacggtaaagataggagtgtgatggtgatacgataccggggcacctcccccaagcttggcagttgccaaggggagtgcccatacccatgtgattatgtctcctttgctagtgaggaaggtggaggtgatgatggatagtcgcacatcgaacgtaagaggtcctccagcttgcggataatgcccttgagtgcaacgatatgctccttcaacaaaatattttcacgtgtgagatacttgtatacgagctaactcaatcatcttgaaagcttcgatctcagttggggtaagaagattatGATCAaattgaaggatgtcttctgctgccggagcttgatcctccgtggccttcttgatcccttcatccttgttgatctccatgggttcttccctcttcaactctatcttcattagccaagcatcgttgtcaccattgttggaggaggggggtgacatgatgcctggccttgacaaccctgacagaaaacagctcgaaacaagaacagaggataattgcgtgatacaggagtcaaaaccttcgggagattatataatgaatttttacagaccaaaatacgtatcgtgcaagaaaacggagtccggagagcacacgaggtgcccacgaggtagggggcgcgcccagtagggtagggcgcgccctccaccctcgtggaggcctcgtgtccttcccggactgcttcttatttttctatttttctaaatattccaaaacggagaaatattgccttaaaaattgttttggagtcggtttacttaccgtaccacatacatattccttttcggagtctgaaacgttccggaaagtgtcccttatgtattcctccggggttacggtttcaataacattggtttcaacatttatgggattacctgagatataatgtttaattctttgaccgttcaccaccttcggatttgtgttcgaagttgttgatttttatgacaccggaacgatagacttcctcgataacgtaagggccttcccatttagagagaagttttcctgcaaaaaatcttaaacgagagttgtatagcaatacatagtcacctacattaaactcgcACTTTtatatccttttgtcatgccatcttttaactttttctttaaacaacttggcattttcataagcttgggttctccattcatcaagtgagctaatatcaaataacctcttctcaccggcaagtttgaaatcatagttgagctctttaatagcccaatatgccttatgttctagttcgagaggtaagtgacatgctttttcataaaccattttatatggagacatacccataggatttttatatgcagttctataggcccataatgcatcatcaagtttctcggaccaattctttctagacctattgacagtcttttgcaaaattaatttgagctctctattactcaattctacttgaccactagactgtgggtgataaggagatgcaattctattattaacatcatacttagcaagcattttacggaaagcaccatgaataaaatgtgaaccaccatcagtcattaaatatctagggactccaaacctcgctaaaataacttctttaagcatcttaatagaagtgttatgatcagcactactagttggaatagcttctactcacttagtaacgtaatcaacaacaactaaaatatgtgtatatccattagaggcaggaaagggtcccatataatcaaagccccaaacatcaaatggttcaataacaagtgaataattcatacgcatttcttgacgtctactaatattaccaattctttggcattcatcacaagataagacaaacttacgggcatccttgaagagagtaggccaatagaaaccggattgcaataccttatgtgcagttctatctccagcgtggtgtcctccataagcttcggagtgacacttgcgtaggatatgttcctgttcatgctcaggtacacaatgtctaataacaccatctactccttctttataaagatgtgggtcatcccaaaagtaatgtctcaaatcatagaagaactttttcttttgttggtatgtgaaactaggtggtatgaatttagcaacaatataattagcataatcagcataccacggagcagtacgagaagcatttatgacatttaattgctcatcaggaaagctatcatcaataggtagtgggtcatcaagaacattttctaacctagacaagttgtctgcaacggggttctcagctccctttctatcaacaatatgcaaatcaaattcttgtagcaggagaacccatctagtgagtctaggtttagcatctttcttttccataagatatttaatagcagcatgatccgtgtgaatagttactttagaatcaacaatataaggtctgaacttatcacaagcaaatacaactgctaagaattccttttcagtagtagcataatttctctgagcattgtctagagttttactagcatattgaataacatttaatttcttatcaactctttgccctagaacagcacctacagcataatcactagcatcacacataatttcaaagggtaaattccaatcaggtggctgaacaataggtgcagagatcaatgctttcttaagtatttcaaatgcttctacacaatcatcatcaaagacaaatggtatatctttttgtaataaattggTCAGAGGtagagaaatttttgagaagtccttaatgaacctcctataaaatccggcgtgaccaaggaaacttcttatacctttgatgtccttgggacatggcatcttttcaatagcatcaaccttggctttatcaacctcaatacctctttcagaaaccttatgccccaagacaataccttcattaaccataaagtggcacttttcccaattcaagacaagattagtttcttcacatctctgcaaaactcgatcaaggttgctcaagaaatcatcaaaagaggatccacaagcgttggtgatgacgatggcgatgatttccccctcccggagggaagtgtccccggcagaacagctctgccggagccctagattggttccgcctcgtggcggcggagtctcgtcccgaaaggttgcttatgattttttcctcgacgaaagacctcatatagcagaagatggccatcggagagccaacagggggcccacgaggcagggggcgcgccccccaccctcgtggccaggtgggtccccctctggcgtacttcttccgcttaatattttttattatttccaaaaataactttcgtggagtttcaggacttttggagttgtgcagaataggtctctaatatttgctccttttcagCCCAGAATTCccgctgccggcattctccctccttatgtaaaccttgtaaaataagagagaataggcataagtattgtgacataacgtgtaataacagcccataatgcaataaatatcgatataaaagcatgatgcaaaatggacgtatcacggaGGCGGCACGACGGCGGCGGAGGGGGCAGCGCGGAAGCGACTCGATCTGATTCAGGTTACAGTGAGTGTCAGTTTTGTGGCCCCACTCGTTAGCACGTAACGGTCAAAATGTGGACTCGGCCCTACGCAGCCCCACacgtcagagttaacggtcaagccATTGACCCGACGGGAACGTCCGATGTGACCagttctgagggtttcgggcaagggagtgggggaAAATGAGCAGAAGTTAAGagcgtggggatgaatgagtagaactaaggaaccaggggcacagaaataaaaatccctattttttatatattccaaaataattctccgtagattttcaggacttttgaagttgtgcagaataggtctctcagatttgctcctttctgttctagaattccagctgccggcattctccatctttgtataaaccttgtaaaataagagagaaaaggcataagtattgcgCTATGATGTGTAATAACAGTCCATCATgcataaatatcaatataaaagcatgatgcaaaatggacatatcaccAGTCAACACAACGGGGACCGAGGTGCCGGTCACCATGGCCGAGGTTGACACCTTGGCCACACAGGGCCAAGGGGAGGCAACCCCCGAGGTCTCCAAGGGAAGGCTGAACCAGACAACGGCTCGGCCTGAACTGTCTGCGGCGCCAACGCCAATGCCGAAGACCCTCGTTCCCAACACTTCGGTGGTGGGCACAGAGGTCGTGTCGCCCCCGCGTCCCATCCCATGGCGGGCCACTCCGGGATGGGCGGAAGAGATGGAGATAGACTTAAAAAGCTCCTCCATTACAGAAGAGTACCGTGCCCTGATTGGCGCGGCACTGTGGGGCTTCCGGTCCGCGGAAGCCGGAATGCACGAGGTCTTCAAGGGCCTCGTCAAGAGCTTTGAGGTACACTTTCTTGTACTAAGAGTAACCTCTCTATTTATAATAGCTCCtaaaaatgggctttttgtccaaGGACTTTTATGCTCACATCATGGCATAGCGCTTATAATAACATAGCtagccagtagcccccgagcctaaAGCTGGTTTTAACAAACGGGCTTTAGGGTCAAAGTATAATATCATGTCACACTGAATAGTAGCCCCCAAGACCCTGACCGGTCATTGAAAAAGGATGGGCCGGGGGATTGAAACCGAAAACAGGGACTAAGGCGTCGAGTACATGTTGCAGGTATCGACCTCGGCTCCGCGCCTCCGAGGAGATAGCGGAGATGAACCGGAAGCTCAAGAGGTCCTGAGAGGACCTTGATCTGATGAAGAAGCAGATCGAGCTGTCTAAAGGTAAATTTCAGATGTGCGAGGTTATCAATTTAACTTTGAAAATACGCTTAAAAATGTTTAATGCTGACGCCAAGCTGTTTTTCATGACAGCTGCTACAACGGAGCTTGAGGCGCTCAAGGACGAACTGGTGAAAGCTCGGAGGAGGCCAAGCAGCAGGCAACTACGGCTACCAAGGCCAAGACGGAGCTGGCTGTCGAGAAGGCGGAGAGAGGCAAGGACCAGGCGCCAGTcctggaggtggaggaggccTTGAAGGGCGTGTACCAGGAGCGAGACGCCCTTCAAAACAAGGAGAAGGCGGTGGTCGAGGAGCTCGAGAAGCTGCGCCTGGAGCACGCCAAGGTCCAAACTGAGGCCCGGGCCGACCGTGAAGTGCTCCAGAGAGTGAGGCGGATCGCTGCTGGTAAGCCATATTTACTTCAATGTGTTTTTGGCAGCAAGGGGTTCGTCGAGCTCACCCAGTTGTGGCGATCCGCAAATGCATTCGCAGATCTCCCGAGGAGAGCTTATAACAGAAGTCAGCACATAACAGAAGGATCCTCCTATTCATATTATCATCAGACAGCCTCCACGCTATCGAAGCTTTTCTGGATCTCAGTCGGGGATGGTGTAGACGTTGTTTTGGTCTTCATCAGCTCAAACAGTGTGACAGAACGAAGCATGCACTAAATATGGATAGATGGGAGAGCAGAGCTTGATTAAGAGCGCCTTCAATGCACAACCCAAATTCTGTCACCCCATCAGCAATTGGTGAGATATATCTATTTGATGGTAGATCATCCGAAAAAAGCTCCTTCTCGAGCAGAATCTGCCATTTTTTAGACTAAAACAAATTCTGTCACCCCATCAGCCAGTTGTTGAGGACGAGGATTTATCCGCTGCAAGATCATTgggatttattattattattattattattattattattattattattattacatTTTTCAGATGATCCTTCATGAGTAGGATCTGTCAGAGCGGAAATCCCTTTTGGAGCTGCCTCCAGTGAGGCctttaaattcaaatttgaaatttcattaaaattcatatttttacattttaaaaaaaattgaaattattattattattattattattggaTGATCCTTCATGAGTAGGATCTGCCAGAGCAGAAATCCCTTTTATAGCTCGGCCTCCGGTGAGGcctccaaattcaaatttgaaatttcATCGGAATTCATATTTTTAtatttcaaaaaattctaaaaaaatacaGATATAAACAAAGGCATAACACACATGtgtgtaaattttcagctcaaaatacattgaaatgaGGGTTCTGTAAAAAAGACAAATCTGGGACTGTTTAACACATTATACTTATTAATCCTTTCGGGCCATAAATTTGTCTTTTTTAAGGTCGCAACTTAAGGTATTTTATCATGAATTTTTACGCATATGTGAGTTATATCCTTACATATACacataattttttcagaattttttaaaccataaaagtttgaatttgaattttttaaaaaTGAGTTATATCCTTACATGCACACatattttttttcagaattttttgaaccataaaagtttgaatttgaatttttcaaaaataaaAGCCTCCATGAAGCTCGGCCTCCAAAACGCCCCTCTCCTGCCAGAGTGACTAGTATCAGTCGCCAGACCTGCTTAGTATGAGACCAAACTGCACTATGAAAAATTGAGCATTTCCAGCCTTTCAAATGCTCCACATAGCACAAGCACAGGCAGCAGAACTGAATTACTACATGCTTTTATTTTCAGACCAGTACCCCTATTACACAGTGCTAGCTCGACAGCAACTACGAAACAAAGTGCACagtttcacacacacacacaacacgaAAGCGCTGTAATAACCCACTTGTGCCAACACGTCCGGCGCGCCGAGGAACGGGGTCGCTCACGGAAACGGCGCGTGGCGCTTCATCTCGTGCGGCACGACGTCGACGGCGAAGCCCTTGTGGTGGCGGACCCAGTAGTCGGCCTGGCCCGGGCGCGGCTCGGGCGGCACCTCCACGTCGGCCCTGGCGACCTTGAGCTCCTCCGTGGAGAAGCTGTACTTCTGGTCGCGCTTCCGCACCAGGTCCGGGCGCACGGCGCCGTCGCGCTCCCCCTGCGGCGACACCATGAGCGCGGGCGCGCCGAGCGGCAGGCGGTCGCCGCGGTCCACCTGCCAGGTGCACCAGAACTTGCCAAACGTGCCGGCCATGTGGTCCAGCTCCGCCTTCCCCAGCATGCTGGGCACCCACGGGTTCGCCCACAGCCCCGTCTTGATCTCGTGCGCGTGCGAGTGCCACAGCTTCTGCTCCTCCGCCGGCAGCGACTCGAAGATCTTCCTCGACACGATGTACTCCACGCCTGCATGCACGCACAAAACAAACACGCGGCGCGTTCTTTTGGTGAGCCGGACAAGGCAGGGCAACGGACTAGAGCGTGGCGTGCGGGCGCGCACCGATGAGGCGGGCGTGCTTGTCGTCAGAGTCGTAGACGGGGCACTGGAGGACGTCCTGGTTGAGGCGGGAGACGTAGTGGTGGGTCTCCACCTGCCGGTGCGGGTCGTGCGCGTACAGGGCGAACGTGCACACGTGCTGCTTCATCTGCTTCACCGGGCGCAGCGACTGCAGCGCCGCCGCGCCCTTGTCCAGCAGCATCGTCGACGTCGTCGTCGGCTTCCCTGGCGGCCCGCCGTCGCCTCCGGTTGATGCCGGCGTCGGGACAGGCTTCTCGTCGCTAGACGCCATCGATGGATCGGGAGTCAGCTCGTTGGCCTCTACTGCTGGGTGAGGAGCGCGCGCTTCGGGTGGGTTTTAAGTCGTGGCGGCACTGGGACTTGGACGGGCTGCCGGGTGACACGTACGTGGTGACGAGGTAGGACGTGGCAGACGGCATGCGACGTAGATGCAGATGTGTTGTGCGGCTGCGGCGACAAGTGTTGGCTCGCATGGGGTTTGAGCATTCAAGGCTCTCACCCACACCGCTCACCCATCCTGTGTCGTCTCCCAGGTTCTGCTACACTGCACGGGAAACGCATCGCCGATCCACATGAAATAGCAGATTCCGTTGCTCGGTTCAAGGCAGAATGGGATTCCGTCCAGGAGGCACGAGCCAAAGTGCCCTCTCTGCACCCCACTGTTCTCCGCGTGGTGCTTTTGGACGCGTTTGGTAGCCTAACCAGACTTGTGCGGGGTGTTTATGGCCTGTATGGTTATTTAGGTCGCATTGAAAAGTTAGCCCGCATGAAACATAAAGCCTCTTTCATTCTATATTTGGAGGAACACTCAAATCCACCGTTTCTATCGGGCCAGATTCAGACGAGCCACCTTCGAACGCACATGATGAGCCCTCTTGCAGGAGAGCATGTCAGCATTATACACCTTGTAAGTTGTTTCTTCTTTCACCTTGAGTAAGCTCCTAAATTGTTTCTTCTTTCACATTGAGTAAGCTCCTTCTCTAATCTTCTTTCTTAGGTCACGACGGTGCATTAATTTGAGATAagttctacatgaaaaagatgtgCATCGATGTTATGGTTTCATTTTTGTGATCAGTTCGTAGTTTCGTTGACCGTAAATGTTTAATTTCATGTTCATTTTTGAAGCTATTTTGGATGAATTTTCTCAAATTCGTCGCGCACAGTCGACTGTTTGAATTCTCCTTTGATCAGTAGCTTCATCTTACAGTTTCACGCAACTTTCGGGTTGCATATTTTCTATTTGGACAATCGTAGATGATTAAATTTGATTTCTTCCTCGTGAAGTATATACGCATATGTGTAATTTGTGTTAATGACACTCCTTAAACTCAGTCTCCTCTCCTCTGTCATGCTACACCGGCGTCACCACCGGCGTCGCTCCTCTCTGCCTCCTCTCCTGCGTGCTGTTACACTAGCGCCACCGCCGACGTTGTTCCTTTCAACCTCCTCTCCCATGTCCTACTACACTCACGCGGTCGTCGTTGCTCTCTACATTCTCTCCCGCTACACTAAAGCCATCACCGGCATTGTTCCTCTCGGCCTCCTCGCTCGCATGCTACTACAATGGTGTCGTCGCCATCGTCGTTCCTTCCCGAGTGTTGTTGCATTAGCGTCATCGTCAGCGTCGTTCCGCTCAACCTCCTCTCCCACGTCCTACTACACTCGATCGGTCGTCGTTCCTCTTGTGTCGTCTCCCATGTTCTGCTACACTGAATCCATCACTGACGTCGTTCCTCTCGACCTTCTCACTCGCGTCCTACTATAATGGTGTCATCATCGTCGTTCTTCTCGGTCTCCTTCTCCGCG
The Aegilops tauschii subsp. strangulata cultivar AL8/78 chromosome 3, Aet v6.0, whole genome shotgun sequence genome window above contains:
- the LOC109782427 gene encoding oil body-associated protein 2A-like, producing the protein MASSDEKPVPTPASTGGDGGPPGKPTTTSTMLLDKGAAALQSLRPVKQMKQHVCTFALYAHDPHRQVETHHYVSRLNQDVLQCPVYDSDDKHARLIGVEYIVSRKIFESLPAEEQKLWHSHAHEIKTGLWANPWVPSMLGKAELDHMAGTFGKFWCTWQVDRGDRLPLGAPALMVSPQGERDGAVRPDLVRKRDQKYSFSTEELKVARADVEVPPEPRPGQADYWVRHHKGFAVDVVPHEMKRHAPFP